CGCCAGCACGATCAGCGCCGGGAAGGCCAGCGATGTGACCACCAGCGCGCGGTGCCGCTTCAGGCGCGGTCCGGCCGCCGCGATGCTGAGCGCGCCGATCATCGCGCCGACGCCCACGCAGGTCATCAGCACGCCGTAGCCGCCGGCGCCCAGGCCGAGCACGTCGCGCGCCAGGACCGGCAGCAGCGTGAGGATCGGGATGCTCAGGAGCGAATAAACGGCCACCACCTGCATCAGCACGGCCGTCAGCCGGTGCGTGCGCACATGGGCGAACGCTTCCCCGAGGGCGTGCAGCGGGCGCCGGGCGGCGACGACGGGCAGGTGCGGCAGGCGGATCATCGCCAGGCTGATGAGCACCGCCAGGTACGAGAGCGCGTTGATGCCGAAGCACCACGAGAGGCCGAAGCGCGCGATCACGATGGCGGCGAGCGACGGACCGACGATGCGCGCGAAGTTGAAGCCGCTCGAGTTGAGCGCGATCGCGTCCATCACGTGTTCCTTGCCCACCATCTCGATGAACAGCGACTGCCGCGCCGGAATTTCGAACGCCGAGATCACGCCGCCGAGCAGGGCGATGGCGATCAGCCATCCGATGGTCATGTGCCCGGACCACGTGAACCACCAGAGCAGCGTCGCCTCGGCGAGCAGGAACGACTGCGCGATCGTCACCACCCGCAGGCGGCGGTACTGATCGGCAACGAGGCCGCCCGGGAGCGAGAGGAGGAGAATGGGCAGCGTCCCCGCGGCCGCGACCACGCCGACGAGGAAGGCGTCGTTGGAGAGCTGGAGCGCGAGCCAGCCCTGCGCCACCTGCTGCATCCATGTGCCGATGAGCGACGTCGTCTGGCCGGCGAAGAAGAGCCGGAAATTCGGCGAATGCGCGAGCACCCGAAACGGATTCAGCGACGTGCGAACGGACATCGAACAAAGATCGCGAGTGGACGCGATGAACGACAGAGCGACACCGCGCGGCTTGACCGCGAGTTTCCCACGCCGGTAAACTCCCTGCATGATCTCGGCGTTCTCGGCGGCCGTTCTCGGGTTCCTGCTTGGCCTCCGGCACGCCACGGATGCCGACCACGTGGTCGCCGTCACCGCGATCGTGACGCGCGAGCGCACGATGCGGCGCGCCGCCTGGATCGGCGCGCTCTGGGGGATCGGGCATTCGCTCACGGTCTTCGTCGTGGGCGGCGCGATCATCGCGTTCCGCATCGTGATCCCGCCCCGCATGGGACTGCTCCTCGAATTCGGCGTGGCGCTGATGCTGATCTTCCTCGGCTTCAGCAACCTGCGCGGCGGTGACCGGGATGAGGACCACGGGCACACGCACGAGTTCGATCACCGGAAGCCGCTGCTCATCGGCACCGTCCACGGGCTCGCCGGATCGGCGGCGGTGGCGATTCTGGTGCTGGCCGCCATTCCGCAGCCGGCGTGGGCCGTGGCGTATCTCGTCGTCTTCGGGGTGGGGACCATCGCCGGCATGATGCTCGTGACGGTGATGCTGGCGGCCCCGGCGCTCTACGCCGGCGAGCGAATGGCGCAGCTGCGCGGCGGCATCCGCCTCGCGGCGGGCGCATTGAGCCTGGGATTCGGGTTGTTGCTCGCGCGTGAGCTGATCGTGAACGGCGGCCTGCTGTCCGACGCGCCCTCCTGGAGCCCCAAGTAGGCACTGCCGCCGGCCGCGCTACGCGACCGGTGGCTCGTCCCGAGGCGCCGCACCACGCGGCGGCTCGTCGGGCGACGGCGGCGGGGTGGCCCGCACCCCTGTTGGCGTTTCGCCGGTCGCTGCCGGAAAGGTCCCGGTGTGTATCCAGTGCGGCCGCGGGAGGCTCGCGCCCGCCCAGACGCTGTAGAGGCGCGAGCCCACGGCGACCGCCACCGCCGCAAAGACGGCAAACGGAGCGTGGAACTTCTGCAGGACGGTGAAAACCAGCGCCCCGGCGAATGCCGACGTCGTGTAGAGCGTGGTGCCGTGGCGGAAGACCACGGGGATCTCGTTGACGAGCAGGTCACGCATGATCCCGCCGCCCGTGGCGGTGACCACTCCCATCAGGACCGCGACCGTGGACGGCAGCTTCAGGTCGAGCGCCATCGTCACGCCCACCACGCTGAAGAAGCCGAGGCCGAGCGCATCGACGAACTCGCCGCGCGCCACCAGCTGCCGCGACCAGTCGTGCACGCGACGACTGTAGACGAACGGCAGGCAGAGCGCGAAGATGACGATGAGATACTCCCAGCGGCTCACCCAGAAGAACGGCCGCCGGTCGAGCAGCACGTCACGCATGGTGCCGCCCCCGAACGACGTGACGACGGCGAGCGCATACGTCCCGACGAAGTCGAGGTTCTTCTTGGATGCCGTGATCATCGCCGAGAGCGCGGCGAGGACGACGGCGAGGATCTCAAAGAGGAGGAGAGGGGACAGGGGGAGAGGGTGCGGAGGTTTGGTGAGGGGGGCGGGGTGTGGTGAGGGGGGAGGAGGGACGGTCCGCCCGCCTCCTGAACCTAACCAACTCGGCCCGGAGCGGCCGTGGCGGTGTGCGTCGGCTAGTTTATCGCGCATGCCGTCTCCCCGACGACGCCCCGCCCCGGTTTCCCGCCCGGCGCCTGAAGAGGCGCGCGAGTTCTCGCGCCGACTGCGCGCCTGGTATCGGCGGAACGCCCGGGTCCTGCCCTGGCGTGAGACGCGCGACGCGTACCGTATCCTCGTGTCGGAACTGATGCTGCAGCAGACGCAGGTGTCGCGGGTGATGGAGTTCTACGCGCGGTTTCTCGCTCGCTTC
The sequence above is a segment of the Gemmatimonadaceae bacterium genome. Coding sequences within it:
- a CDS encoding MFS transporter; this encodes MSVRTSLNPFRVLAHSPNFRLFFAGQTTSLIGTWMQQVAQGWLALQLSNDAFLVGVVAAAGTLPILLLSLPGGLVADQYRRLRVVTIAQSFLLAEATLLWWFTWSGHMTIGWLIAIALLGGVISAFEIPARQSLFIEMVGKEHVMDAIALNSSGFNFARIVGPSLAAIVIARFGLSWCFGINALSYLAVLISLAMIRLPHLPVVAARRPLHALGEAFAHVRTHRLTAVLMQVVAVYSLLSIPILTLLPVLARDVLGLGAGGYGVLMTCVGVGAMIGALSIAAAGPRLKRHRALVVTSLAFPALIVLAALSRTELLTGVVLFGVGACMVVNSAVINALLQSAAPDALRGRVISIYVAVYIGTNPIGSFLSGWIARHWGTPLAIGGMAAVMGVYALWALRRYPELRHGD
- a CDS encoding trimeric intracellular cation channel family protein, with the protein product MRDKLADAHRHGRSGPSWLGSGGGRTVPPPPSPHPAPLTKPPHPLPLSPLLLFEILAVVLAALSAMITASKKNLDFVGTYALAVVTSFGGGTMRDVLLDRRPFFWVSRWEYLIVIFALCLPFVYSRRVHDWSRQLVARGEFVDALGLGFFSVVGVTMALDLKLPSTVAVLMGVVTATGGGIMRDLLVNEIPVVFRHGTTLYTTSAFAGALVFTVLQKFHAPFAVFAAVAVAVGSRLYSVWAGASLPRPHWIHTGTFPAATGETPTGVRATPPPSPDEPPRGAAPRDEPPVA